Proteins encoded together in one Coleofasciculus sp. FACHB-1120 window:
- a CDS encoding GAF domain-containing protein → MEIFEQQIEATLRRRKELWRRTEEFPTQDKPLLVESWKEHDKTLEQLQVALEELRSQNEELIASHQTLEIQRQRYQDLFNLAPDGYLVTNSDAVILEANQAAANLLKISQEHLLGKPLVIFVTGKALGNFYTNLSQFLETDQVSRWEVEIQPRQSTHFPAAFRVRAVRDSSGQVVELHWLLQDITERKQQEVAFGSDRHLLETQVLETQIEQRTAELRETNEQLKQEIAKRQRAEKALWQRAEGEWAIRVITEHIRQSLNLEEILNTTVAEIRQVLGSDRVLIFRIEPNGDGVVVAESVDADWFSFLGNTVPSPLFRECMPLYRQGNARVIDEIQQVGFPVDITEFFHSSQVKAALGVPIMHGDRFWGLLAAHQCSAPRQWEPLEIDLLKQLAIQVSIGIQQSELYRQVQQLNTNLERQVRDRTAQLQQALDFEALLKRITDDVRDRLDENQILQIAVWELGVGLNIDGCDTGLYDTDHTTSTIKYEYNLGIPSFQGQVVQMADFREGYSQLLQGEYFQFCQRVPDSRGALTRLACPIVDDQGVLGDLWLFKPQQEAFSELEIRLVQQVANQCAIALRQARLYQASRSQVEELEKLNRLKDDFLNTVPHELRTPVSNMKMAIQMLSIALNRDYALFAEMGKPREQQSKVARYFQILQNECEREIRLIDDLLDLQKLYAGAHPLLLSAIQLQEWLPPIVEPFQERARNHQQTLLLDLPADLPRFICDPTTLGRILSELLDNACKYTPASETIAFKVQSQPGSVQFSVSNSGVEIPERELPHIFDKFYRIPSNDPWKQGGTGLGLTIVKRLIAHLKGTLRVESKDRQTCFILDLPSDRSAQIIS, encoded by the coding sequence ATGGAAATTTTCGAGCAGCAGATTGAGGCTACCTTACGACGCCGGAAAGAGCTTTGGAGACGAACTGAGGAATTTCCCACCCAAGACAAGCCACTGCTGGTGGAAAGCTGGAAAGAACACGACAAAACTCTAGAACAATTGCAGGTAGCCTTAGAGGAACTGCGATCGCAGAATGAAGAGCTAATCGCCAGCCATCAGACGTTGGAAATACAGCGACAGCGCTACCAAGATTTATTCAATCTGGCCCCAGATGGGTACTTAGTGACGAATTCTGATGCCGTGATTCTAGAAGCTAACCAAGCGGCAGCGAACTTGCTGAAGATTTCGCAGGAACACTTGCTGGGCAAACCGTTAGTTATTTTTGTGACGGGTAAAGCTCTGGGAAACTTTTATACAAACTTAAGCCAATTCCTCGAAACTGACCAAGTAAGCAGATGGGAGGTTGAGATTCAGCCTCGGCAGAGTACGCACTTTCCTGCCGCCTTTAGAGTTAGAGCAGTGCGCGACTCAAGTGGGCAGGTGGTAGAACTGCATTGGTTGTTACAAGATATCACCGAGCGCAAGCAGCAAGAAGTTGCTTTTGGAAGCGATCGCCATCTTCTAGAAACCCAGGTACTAGAAACCCAGATTGAACAACGAACCGCTGAACTTCGGGAAACCAACGAGCAACTCAAACAGGAGATTGCTAAACGTCAACGGGCTGAAAAAGCGCTGTGGCAGCGGGCGGAAGGGGAATGGGCGATCCGGGTGATTACCGAACACATCCGCCAGTCGCTCAACCTAGAGGAAATTCTCAACACGACGGTGGCAGAAATTCGCCAAGTTCTAGGGAGCGATCGCGTACTGATTTTCCGCATAGAGCCGAATGGTGATGGCGTCGTGGTGGCTGAATCAGTGGATGCAGATTGGTTCTCGTTCTTAGGCAATACCGTACCCTCGCCCCTGTTTAGAGAATGTATGCCCCTCTATCGACAGGGGAACGCCAGAGTGATTGATGAGATTCAACAAGTAGGGTTTCCCGTAGATATCACTGAGTTTTTCCATTCGTCGCAAGTCAAAGCTGCCTTAGGCGTTCCCATCATGCATGGCGATCGCTTTTGGGGGTTGCTCGCGGCTCATCAATGTTCGGCACCCCGTCAGTGGGAACCGCTGGAGATCGATCTGCTCAAGCAATTGGCAATCCAGGTATCTATTGGCATTCAGCAATCGGAACTGTATCGGCAAGTGCAGCAACTGAATACGAACTTGGAGCGCCAGGTACGCGATCGCACTGCCCAATTGCAACAAGCGCTCGACTTTGAAGCGCTGCTCAAACGCATCACCGACGATGTCCGCGATCGCCTCGACGAAAACCAGATTTTACAAATTGCCGTCTGGGAATTAGGCGTCGGGTTGAATATTGATGGCTGCGATACAGGTTTGTACGATACCGACCATACCACGTCTACCATCAAGTACGAATACAACTTAGGAATCCCTTCCTTCCAGGGGCAGGTGGTGCAGATGGCAGACTTCCGGGAGGGTTATTCTCAGCTACTGCAAGGTGAATATTTCCAATTTTGTCAACGGGTGCCCGATAGTCGCGGTGCGCTGACCAGACTCGCTTGCCCGATTGTTGATGACCAAGGGGTATTAGGAGATTTGTGGTTATTTAAGCCGCAGCAAGAAGCCTTCAGCGAGTTAGAAATTCGACTGGTGCAACAGGTCGCGAATCAGTGCGCGATCGCCCTTCGGCAAGCCCGACTTTATCAAGCATCGCGATCGCAAGTCGAGGAACTGGAAAAACTCAATCGCCTCAAAGATGACTTTCTCAATACCGTTCCCCACGAGTTACGCACACCAGTCTCTAACATGAAAATGGCGATTCAGATGTTGTCTATTGCCCTGAATCGTGACTATGCCTTATTTGCCGAGATGGGCAAGCCGAGGGAACAACAAAGCAAAGTCGCTCGCTACTTTCAGATTTTGCAGAACGAGTGCGAACGAGAAATTCGCCTGATTGATGACCTGCTGGATTTACAAAAACTCTATGCAGGCGCTCACCCTTTATTACTGAGTGCGATTCAGCTCCAGGAATGGCTGCCGCCCATTGTAGAACCTTTTCAAGAGCGAGCCAGAAACCACCAGCAAACCTTGCTCCTTGACCTCCCTGCCGACCTCCCTCGCTTCATCTGCGACCCCACGACGCTAGGCAGGATTTTGAGCGAGTTACTAGACAACGCCTGCAAGTACACCCCCGCATCAGAAACGATCGCATTCAAAGTCCAGAGTCAGCCAGGGAGCGTTCAGTTTAGCGTCAGCAATTCCGGCGTGGAGATTCCGGAACGCGAACTTCCGCATATCTTTGACAAGTTTTACCGCATTCCCAGTAATGACCCGTGGAAACAAGGAGGAACCGGATTAGGGTTGACGATCGTGAAACGATTAATTGCCCATTTGAAAGGGACTCTGCGAGTGGAAAGTAAGGATCGTCAGACCTGCTTTATCCTCGATTTACCGAGCGATCGCTCAGCTCAAATTATCTCCTAA
- the crtO gene encoding beta-carotene ketolase CrtO — translation MQEYDVVIIGAGHNGLVCAAYLLKAGYSVLLLEKRSIPGGGATTEEILPKEAPGFKFNLCSIDHEFIHLGPVVEELELTKYGLEYLYCDPVAFCPHPDGKYFLGHKSVEKTCAEIARYSPRDAKKYAEYTEYWQRVLGAMIPVFNAPPKSVIDIAGNYDLKKLQDLFSVLGGPNKTLDLIRTMLTSPEDILNEWFDSEFLKAPLARLSAELGAPPSQKTISVGSIMMAMRHDPGMARPKGGSGALVDALLKLVKSKGGVVLCDQTVEKVLIDDGRAVGVRVAGGTEYRAKTGVISNIDAKRLFLRHMDESDVDSADPNLRERLERRIVNNNETILKIDCALSEPLRFEHHNHQDEYLIGSVLIADSVRHVEIAHSEASIGNIPDADPSMYVVVPTVLDPSMAPEGKHTLWIEFFAPYQIAGAEGTGLHGTGWTDELKNKVADRVLDKLADYSPNLKHSIIARAVESPAELGDRLGAYKGNYYHVDMTLDQMVFFRPLPELANYKTPIEGLFLSGAGTHPGGSISGMPGRNCARVFLHTQQPIAQKLKDAGNSLKSTVESVFKIS, via the coding sequence ATGCAAGAGTACGATGTTGTCATTATTGGTGCCGGTCACAACGGACTTGTCTGTGCCGCATATCTGCTCAAAGCAGGCTATAGCGTTCTGTTACTAGAAAAGCGTTCCATTCCAGGCGGCGGTGCAACAACTGAAGAAATCTTACCGAAAGAGGCTCCGGGTTTTAAGTTCAACCTCTGCTCGATTGACCACGAGTTCATTCACTTAGGGCCGGTCGTCGAAGAGTTAGAACTCACTAAATATGGCTTGGAATATTTATATTGCGACCCAGTCGCGTTTTGTCCCCATCCGGATGGCAAATACTTTTTAGGTCACAAATCCGTTGAAAAAACTTGTGCAGAGATTGCACGTTATAGCCCCAGAGATGCCAAAAAATATGCCGAATATACCGAGTACTGGCAGCGCGTACTGGGTGCAATGATCCCGGTGTTCAACGCACCGCCAAAATCTGTTATTGACATTGCTGGCAATTACGACCTCAAAAAGCTGCAAGATTTATTCTCCGTCTTGGGTGGGCCAAATAAGACGTTGGATCTGATTCGTACCATGCTCACCAGCCCGGAAGATATCCTAAACGAGTGGTTTGATTCCGAGTTTCTGAAAGCGCCCTTGGCTCGACTCTCCGCAGAACTTGGCGCACCTCCGTCCCAAAAAACCATTTCTGTCGGTTCAATTATGATGGCGATGCGCCATGACCCCGGAATGGCGCGACCTAAAGGTGGTAGCGGCGCACTGGTTGATGCCTTGCTGAAGTTGGTGAAAAGTAAAGGCGGTGTTGTCCTGTGCGACCAGACCGTTGAAAAAGTATTAATTGATGACGGTCGTGCGGTAGGCGTGCGGGTGGCAGGTGGCACCGAATACCGCGCTAAAACTGGCGTGATCTCCAACATTGATGCCAAGCGCTTGTTCCTACGCCACATGGATGAGAGCGATGTTGATTCAGCCGACCCGAATTTAAGGGAGCGCTTAGAGCGCAGAATTGTCAACAACAACGAAACGATTCTCAAGATCGATTGCGCCCTATCAGAGCCTTTGCGCTTTGAACACCACAACCACCAGGATGAGTACCTGATTGGCTCAGTTTTGATTGCTGACTCGGTGCGCCATGTGGAAATTGCTCACAGCGAGGCTTCTATCGGCAACATTCCCGATGCCGATCCCTCAATGTATGTGGTCGTACCCACGGTACTCGATCCGTCGATGGCTCCAGAAGGTAAGCATACGCTCTGGATCGAGTTTTTCGCGCCTTATCAGATTGCCGGTGCAGAGGGTACGGGTTTGCATGGCACTGGTTGGACAGATGAACTGAAAAACAAAGTCGCAGACCGCGTGTTAGATAAGCTAGCCGACTATTCACCGAATCTCAAGCACTCCATTATCGCTCGTGCCGTGGAAAGTCCAGCGGAACTCGGCGATCGCTTGGGTGCTTATAAGGGGAACTACTACCACGTTGATATGACCCTCGACCAAATGGTCTTTTTCCGTCCGTTGCCGGAATTGGCGAACTACAAAACTCCGATTGAAGGGTTATTTCTCAGCGGTGCGGGTACTCATCCAGGCGGTTCTATTTCCGGGATGCCGGGACGCAACTGCGCTCGTGTGTTCCTGCATACTCAGCAGCCAATTGCCCAAAAGCTGAAGGATGCGGGAAATTCTCTCAAATCTACGGTTGAGTCTGTGTTTAAAATTTCGTAG
- a CDS encoding STAS domain-containing protein, whose translation MNPVVKIVQPSGILDGMKATQFRQEISDIVENGGNIVLIDFKDVTFMDSSGLGALVLALKTVRAAGGKLFICSINEQVRMLFELTSMDRVFEIFPNREEFNNAISP comes from the coding sequence ATGAATCCTGTTGTCAAAATTGTTCAACCCTCTGGCATTTTAGACGGTATGAAGGCAACTCAGTTTCGTCAAGAAATTAGCGATATTGTCGAAAACGGAGGCAATATAGTGTTAATTGACTTTAAGGACGTTACCTTTATGGATAGTTCTGGGTTGGGGGCGCTAGTGCTTGCACTCAAAACTGTTCGCGCCGCTGGTGGTAAACTCTTTATTTGCTCGATTAATGAGCAAGTAAGAATGCTGTTTGAACTGACCAGTATGGATCGCGTCTTTGAAATCTTCCCCAATCGAGAAGAATTTAATAACGCGATTAGTCCATAG
- a CDS encoding SpoIIE family protein phosphatase, producing MLQVLIIDDDPAIQLLLKRTLKTEGYELTVASDGEAGLTLARDLRPALVICDWIMPRMNGLDVCSQVKATPELSTTFFILLTSMGSVEDRVKGLDAGADDFLCKPIDMYELKARVRAGLRQHQLSHDLQHQKLLLEAELAEAAEYVCSILPSPLTSPPVTINSRFVPSRQLGGDGFDYYWLDPDHLAIYLLDVAGHGLRAALPSLSVMNLLKSQALPKINYYEPSDVLKALNETFQMTDRNDKYFTIWYGVYNRVKRTLVYASAGHPPAVLVSRTSNLITQVKRLKTPGLPVGMFPDAEFIDDSCEVEKSSILYIFSDGIYEINQPDGTIWGLDAFINLLAEFPKNSQNNLDQIVNSVQDRNPDDYFDDDLSLLQINFD from the coding sequence ATGCTTCAAGTTCTGATTATTGATGATGACCCTGCGATTCAGCTATTGCTGAAAAGAACGCTAAAAACCGAGGGTTATGAGTTAACCGTCGCTAGCGATGGCGAAGCCGGGTTGACCCTAGCGCGAGACTTACGACCCGCACTGGTGATTTGCGATTGGATCATGCCGCGCATGAACGGGCTGGACGTGTGCAGTCAGGTCAAGGCAACGCCAGAACTTTCAACGACCTTCTTTATTTTGCTGACATCAATGGGTTCCGTTGAGGATCGGGTGAAAGGGCTGGATGCCGGGGCAGATGATTTTTTGTGCAAGCCCATCGATATGTATGAGTTGAAGGCGCGAGTGCGGGCAGGCTTAAGGCAGCACCAACTCAGCCACGACTTGCAGCACCAAAAACTGCTACTGGAGGCGGAATTAGCCGAAGCAGCCGAGTATGTCTGTTCCATCCTCCCTTCTCCGTTGACCTCGCCTCCTGTAACTATCAATTCGCGCTTTGTTCCTTCCCGCCAGTTAGGAGGGGATGGCTTTGATTATTACTGGCTAGATCCAGATCATTTAGCTATTTATCTATTGGATGTCGCCGGACATGGATTGCGGGCTGCTTTACCGTCTCTTTCGGTCATGAACCTACTCAAAAGCCAAGCCCTTCCTAAAATTAATTACTATGAGCCTAGCGATGTCCTCAAGGCGTTAAATGAAACCTTCCAGATGACTGACCGAAATGATAAATATTTCACCATCTGGTACGGTGTCTATAACCGAGTTAAGCGCACCCTAGTTTACGCTAGTGCTGGGCATCCACCAGCAGTTTTAGTCTCCAGAACCTCGAATTTAATCACCCAGGTCAAACGCCTGAAAACCCCAGGTTTGCCGGTTGGGATGTTCCCTGATGCTGAATTTATCGATGATAGCTGCGAGGTGGAAAAATCCAGTATCCTCTACATTTTCAGTGATGGAATCTATGAGATTAACCAACCGGACGGCACGATTTGGGGTCTTGATGCGTTCATCAATCTGCTTGCCGAATTTCCGAAGAATAGCCAGAACAATCTAGACCAGATAGTGAATTCTGTTCAAGATAGAAACCCAGACGACTATTTTGACGATGATTTGTCGTTGCTGCAAATCAACTTTGATTAG
- a CDS encoding ATP-binding protein codes for MKLIKKISVQVSSDLKALDGLLSWFENLNQPDIPKKVWLQCQLALAEGFTNAVRHAHKGKTSEVPIDIEVNLFSECLEIRIWDQGPPFDLEARLQKPEEISKNATGGRGIAILQKIADYLSYTRTDKRNCLLVVKHYSNLLALD; via the coding sequence TTGAAACTCATCAAAAAAATCTCTGTACAAGTTTCCAGCGACCTCAAGGCGTTAGACGGTCTTTTGTCATGGTTTGAAAATCTAAATCAACCAGATATTCCTAAAAAAGTTTGGCTACAGTGCCAATTAGCTCTAGCAGAAGGATTTACGAACGCGGTTCGTCATGCCCACAAAGGCAAAACTTCCGAGGTTCCTATTGATATTGAAGTTAACTTGTTTTCGGAATGTTTAGAAATCCGAATTTGGGATCAAGGGCCGCCTTTTGATTTAGAAGCCCGCCTCCAAAAACCAGAGGAGATCAGTAAAAATGCTACAGGGGGGCGGGGTATCGCCATTTTACAAAAAATTGCAGACTATTTGAGTTATACCCGCACTGACAAGCGGAATTGTTTGTTAGTTGTGAAACATTATTCTAATTTATTAGCGCTCGATTGA
- a CDS encoding phosphoketolase, giving the protein MTAPTQEAMLATPAFSDGIQYFGENLPGFETAGKSPAIEEGKPSIASPTDPAAVFQTLLYADALRYLTLQVTGSKASGHPGGFASQAEAYAALVMLGYKNIITEVGHHAPGFYSAMFLDRSLEDMGITTVQQLRDRFREKHGLLGHLSGYIPGILAPAGPLGQGQHFAMAAAKLHRDKLFPFTLGDGGLGEPYIMSGMGHFHTAYPEVTNFLPVLVWNGYSQEHHSMVSTKSNEQMIGYWRGNGFEEVILINAKDYDDQNQPGDYVDSTAFSFEKRLEFTKAVLLAADKAAKSALGGKLTVLIIKQLKGAGVHAKGAKSHNLYPKDTLDSAHISTALKTRALSSAAWELVRTNCERAGGGPASKTVVTEFELPLPDLGELPLEEYPVGGEAKVSTTAMGRLVGKVGESDRNFLVTNADGNEASGIANINQALKIIHPTVDDLYNQTPQGQVYEPLSEDACAGLAVGLSLMGARTLWCSYESFAINGLPIWQTVTQAMAELRRPTPSTITLYTAGALEQGRNGWTHQRPEIEAYFAAMMRNGNVFPLFPPDANSIQVCYDWALTTKNKGIVITASKSPLPIRTTFEQTRQGLRDGAIVLHEIPGDKMVVFAVIGDMTLMPVFEAAAFLETEGIGARIVSIINPRRLYRPHDVSWDTCSESDGGFLDDAGFAKLFDGDALVGVTGGASGMLEPIMLRSNCKRDTFSWKRGETTASAGELMAFNGLTAEALTKRAIELVH; this is encoded by the coding sequence ATGACCGCACCGACTCAAGAGGCGATGTTAGCGACGCCTGCTTTTTCCGATGGAATTCAATATTTTGGCGAGAATTTGCCAGGATTTGAGACGGCTGGAAAATCTCCTGCCATAGAAGAAGGTAAGCCAAGCATCGCCTCTCCCACCGATCCGGCTGCTGTCTTCCAAACTTTATTGTATGCAGATGCTTTACGCTATTTGACCCTGCAAGTCACTGGAAGTAAAGCATCCGGACACCCCGGCGGTTTTGCGTCTCAAGCAGAAGCCTATGCGGCTTTGGTTATGCTCGGTTACAAGAATATCATCACCGAAGTCGGGCATCACGCCCCCGGATTTTATAGTGCGATGTTCTTGGATCGGTCGCTAGAGGACATGGGAATCACGACTGTGCAGCAATTGCGCGATCGCTTCCGGGAAAAGCACGGACTCTTAGGACACCTCTCCGGCTACATTCCGGGCATTCTCGCACCCGCTGGCCCCTTGGGACAAGGGCAACATTTCGCAATGGCAGCAGCAAAGCTGCACCGCGACAAGCTTTTCCCCTTCACTCTCGGTGACGGAGGTTTAGGCGAACCCTACATTATGAGTGGGATGGGACACTTCCACACCGCCTATCCCGAAGTCACAAATTTCTTGCCCGTTCTAGTTTGGAACGGCTACAGCCAGGAACACCATAGCATGGTGTCCACCAAATCCAACGAGCAGATGATCGGTTACTGGCGCGGCAATGGGTTTGAAGAAGTTATCCTAATTAATGCTAAAGATTACGACGATCAAAACCAACCAGGAGATTACGTTGATAGCACAGCCTTTTCCTTCGAGAAGCGGCTGGAATTCACCAAAGCGGTGCTACTGGCAGCAGATAAAGCAGCGAAATCTGCACTCGGCGGCAAACTCACCGTACTGATTATTAAACAGCTCAAGGGTGCGGGTGTCCACGCCAAAGGTGCAAAATCCCACAACCTCTATCCTAAAGACACCCTGGACAGTGCCCACATCTCCACCGCTTTGAAAACACGCGCCTTATCATCTGCGGCGTGGGAATTGGTGCGGACGAATTGCGAACGCGCTGGTGGTGGTCCTGCTTCTAAGACCGTTGTGACAGAATTTGAGTTACCGTTGCCAGACTTGGGTGAATTGCCCTTGGAAGAATATCCTGTGGGTGGCGAGGCAAAGGTGTCAACGACAGCAATGGGGCGTTTGGTAGGGAAAGTGGGAGAAAGCGATCGCAATTTCCTCGTTACCAACGCTGACGGCAACGAAGCTTCTGGGATTGCCAATATTAACCAAGCCCTCAAGATTATCCACCCTACAGTGGACGATCTCTACAATCAAACACCCCAAGGACAAGTTTACGAACCCCTCAGTGAAGACGCTTGTGCCGGGTTAGCGGTTGGCTTATCCCTGATGGGTGCTAGAACTCTCTGGTGTTCCTACGAATCCTTTGCCATCAACGGCTTACCGATTTGGCAAACGGTAACGCAAGCGATGGCAGAATTGCGCCGTCCCACTCCCTCTACGATTACCTTATACACTGCTGGAGCCTTGGAACAAGGGCGCAATGGTTGGACGCACCAACGTCCGGAAATCGAAGCGTATTTCGCCGCCATGATGCGGAATGGCAACGTTTTCCCCCTATTCCCCCCTGATGCGAATAGTATCCAAGTCTGCTACGACTGGGCGCTGACAACAAAAAATAAGGGAATTGTGATTACTGCGAGCAAATCGCCCCTACCGATTCGCACGACTTTTGAACAAACTCGCCAAGGGTTGCGCGACGGTGCCATTGTGCTGCATGAAATCCCCGGTGACAAAATGGTGGTGTTTGCCGTGATTGGCGATATGACGCTGATGCCAGTCTTTGAAGCCGCCGCGTTTTTAGAAACCGAAGGCATTGGGGCGCGGATTGTCTCGATTATCAATCCCCGCCGCTTGTATCGTCCTCACGATGTCTCCTGGGATACCTGTTCCGAATCCGATGGCGGCTTTTTGGATGATGCTGGCTTTGCCAAGCTATTTGATGGTGATGCTTTAGTTGGTGTCACAGGTGGCGCTTCTGGGATGCTGGAACCCATCATGCTGCGGAGTAACTGCAAGCGCGATACTTTCTCCTGGAAGCGTGGCGAAACGACAGCGAGTGCAGGTGAATTGATGGCATTTAATGGATTAACTGCCGAAGCGTTAACAAAACGCGCGATTGAGTTAGTGCATTAA
- a CDS encoding NgoPII family restriction endonuclease, whose amino-acid sequence MTNILKAIKTIIAHPISNLISHYEGRNRINQIGDALESFVKDVFADTVNETDQGRRLAKYSEVFSYSGNANNPPDLILKNGDAIEVKKIESLGAAIALNSSYPKSKLFSDSPLITSHCRNCENWHEKDIIYAIGVAENKRIKLLWLIYGDCYAADREIYERIIDTMARGINQIPGVNFSKTKELGRINKVDPLNITYLRIRGMWGIENPLSVFDYVNLDYQKNNQFQMIAIMKESKYLSFPAPDRNEIESLVNNELKIIDVNIKSPNNPVQLIPAKVIAYKLL is encoded by the coding sequence ATGACTAATATTTTGAAGGCAATAAAAACAATTATTGCTCATCCTATTTCAAATTTAATTAGTCATTACGAAGGGAGAAATAGAATTAATCAGATTGGAGATGCGTTAGAGTCTTTCGTTAAGGATGTATTTGCTGACACTGTTAATGAGACAGACCAGGGAAGAAGATTAGCGAAATATTCTGAAGTGTTTTCTTATAGTGGAAATGCTAACAACCCACCGGATTTAATATTGAAAAATGGTGATGCTATAGAAGTTAAAAAGATAGAGTCGTTGGGAGCAGCTATCGCCTTAAACAGCTCTTACCCTAAGTCTAAGTTATTTTCTGATAGTCCGCTGATTACAAGTCATTGCCGTAACTGTGAAAATTGGCATGAAAAAGATATTATTTATGCGATTGGAGTTGCAGAAAATAAAAGAATAAAACTACTTTGGCTTATCTATGGTGACTGCTATGCCGCAGACAGAGAAATTTATGAAAGGATTATAGATACAATGGCAAGAGGAATTAATCAAATACCGGGCGTTAATTTTTCAAAAACAAAAGAACTAGGTAGAATCAATAAAGTAGATCCTCTGAATATAACTTATTTGAGGATTAGAGGAATGTGGGGAATAGAAAATCCACTATCAGTTTTTGACTATGTAAACTTGGATTATCAGAAAAATAACCAGTTTCAAATGATTGCTATAATGAAAGAAAGTAAGTATCTATCATTTCCTGCACCAGACCGGAATGAAATCGAATCCTTGGTTAATAATGAGCTGAAAATTATTGATGTGAATATAAAATCTCCAAATAATCCGGTTCAGCTTATTCCTGCTAAAGTCATAGCTTATAAACTATTGTAA
- a CDS encoding DNA cytosine methyltransferase, with the protein MDVLSLFSGCGGLDLGFRQAGFNVVWSNEYDKTIWETYELNHPETKLDRRDIRTISSHEIPDAIGIIGGPPCQSWSEAGAGRGINDTRGQLFYDYIRIIKEKKPLFFLAENVSGILAEKHTQAFTNILYQFKDAGYDVTYKLLNASNFRVPQDRKRVIIIGYREDLGGTFEFPKGSAEVLNLRDAIYDLNQIQPIPIVSEVYKRHSFVPNHEYMEGGFSSIYMSRNRVRSWDEPSFTIQAGGRHAPIHPQAKKMVWVGKDKWIFDPNSLNSYRRLSVRECARIQTFPDNFIFKYKHISDGYKMVGNAVPVSLAKMLANKILVDIKQYLDLGVCTSLRSHSYATELTLFEPSFLTPTKVSYAD; encoded by the coding sequence ATGGATGTTTTATCTTTATTTTCTGGTTGTGGTGGTTTAGACTTAGGTTTTCGTCAAGCCGGATTTAATGTCGTCTGGTCAAATGAATATGATAAGACAATTTGGGAAACTTACGAATTAAACCATCCAGAAACAAAGCTAGATAGAAGAGATATTAGAACAATCAGTTCTCATGAAATTCCTGATGCCATAGGTATCATTGGTGGACCTCCCTGTCAAAGTTGGAGTGAAGCTGGTGCTGGGCGAGGAATAAATGATACTAGAGGTCAGTTATTTTATGATTATATTAGGATTATTAAGGAAAAAAAGCCACTTTTTTTTCTAGCTGAAAATGTCAGCGGAATTTTAGCAGAAAAGCATACTCAAGCCTTTACAAACATTTTGTACCAATTTAAGGATGCTGGTTATGATGTGACTTACAAACTGCTGAATGCTAGTAATTTTAGAGTACCTCAAGATAGAAAACGGGTAATTATTATAGGATATCGAGAAGACCTGGGAGGAACTTTTGAGTTCCCGAAGGGTAGCGCTGAAGTTTTAAATTTAAGAGACGCTATCTATGATCTGAATCAAATACAACCTATCCCAATAGTAAGCGAGGTATATAAACGTCACTCATTTGTACCTAATCATGAATATATGGAAGGGGGCTTTTCCAGCATTTATATGTCAAGAAATAGAGTAAGAAGCTGGGATGAGCCATCTTTTACGATTCAGGCTGGTGGTAGACACGCTCCTATACATCCTCAGGCAAAAAAAATGGTTTGGGTTGGAAAAGATAAATGGATATTTGACCCTAATTCATTAAATTCATATCGGAGATTATCTGTTAGAGAATGTGCAAGAATACAAACTTTTCCAGACAATTTTATTTTTAAATACAAGCATATTTCAGACGGTTATAAAATGGTCGGAAATGCCGTTCCTGTTAGCTTGGCAAAAATGCTTGCAAACAAAATTCTTGTAGATATAAAACAGTATCTAGATTTAGGTGTTTGTACGAGTTTGCGTAGTCACAGCTATGCGACAGAACTGACATTATTTGAACCCAGCTTTTTGACACCAACAAAAGTAAGCTACGCCGATTAA